The genomic DNA GTAGGCATGGTCGATGCTCGCCGCCGGCACCAGCGTGTTCAGGAATTCGCCGATCTTCTCGCGGTTCATCACGCCGGAGCCCAGCGGGGAGTCGGTGTGCTCGTCGGAGAACACCAGCTGCAGCGCGAGCCGCGTCATGTAGCGGTTCTTCAGGTCCTCGATCTCTTCCTTGAACATCGTGGACTGCAGCTGCCGGTTGCCGTAGATCAGCGTGAAGCGGCTCAGCGGCTCGCGCGCGAGCACCGTCTTCATGATCGAGAGGATCGGCGTGATGCCGCTGCCGCCCGCAATGCCGACATGATGCCGCGCGGAGCCCGGCTCGATCGGCACGAAGAAGCGGCCCTGCGGCGCCATCACCTGCACCGTGTCGCCGGGCTGCAGGTGCGCGTTGATCCAGTTGGAGAACACGCCGCCGTGCACCTTGCGCACGCCCACGCGCAGCTCGCCGTCGTCCAGGCCGGCGCAGATCGAATAGGAGCGGCGCAGGTCCTGGCCGTCGATGTCGTGGCGCAGCGTGAGGTACTGGCCCTGGGTGAAGCCGAAGACCTGCTGCAGCTCGGGCGGCACTTCGAAGGAGACGATGACGGCTTCCGAAGTGTCGGGTTCGACGGCCTTCACGCGCAGGGGATGGAAGAGGGTGCTCATCGCTCAGATCGGCTTGAAGTGTTCGAAGGGTTCGCGGCAGGCGAGGCAGCGGTAGAGCGCCTTGCATGCGGTGGAGCCGAAGGCGGAGAGGCGTTCGGTGCGCTCGCTCGCGCAGCGCGGGCAGGCAATGCGTTCGCCGCCGGCGATGCGGCCGAAGAGGCGGATGGGCACGGCGGTGCCGGCCGCAGCTTCTGGCGTGAGGTGGGCCGGCGGCGCGATGCCATAAGCCTTGAGCTTGGCGCGGCCTTCCTCGCTGATCCAGTCGCTGCTCCAGGCGGGCGCGCGCCGCAAGGTGGCGCGTGCGCGGCCGAGGCCTGCCTTTTCGATGGCGGCCAGCACGTCGTGCTCGATGGCTTCGGTCGCGGGGCAGCCCGAGTAGGTCGGCGTGAGCACGATCTCCAGCCCTTCGTCATGTTCGATCACCTCGCGCACGATGCCCAGGTCGCAGACCGACACGGCCGGCACCTCGGGGTCGAGGACCGTGTGCAGCACGGCCCAGGCCGCGTCGACGCGCGATGCAATGGCGGTGTTCACCACACGCCTCCGGGATAGCTGCGCTGGAGATACTGC from Variovorax sp. V93 includes the following:
- the paaE gene encoding 1,2-phenylacetyl-CoA epoxidase subunit PaaE; translated protein: MSTLFHPLRVKAVEPDTSEAVIVSFEVPPELQQVFGFTQGQYLTLRHDIDGQDLRRSYSICAGLDDGELRVGVRKVHGGVFSNWINAHLQPGDTVQVMAPQGRFFVPIEPGSARHHVGIAGGSGITPILSIMKTVLAREPLSRFTLIYGNRQLQSTMFKEEIEDLKNRYMTRLALQLVFSDEHTDSPLGSGVMNREKIGEFLNTLVPAASIDHAYICGPFQMNDEAEAALLAAGVPEERIHIERFGIALPSAASAGQVGAVVHEALPGDAKQARITIVRDGLQREITFTEGQPSILDAASAAGLEVPFSCTSGVCGTCRAKLVEGEVRMERNFALDKNEVAAGFVLTCQAHPLTERVTLSFDER
- the paaD gene encoding 1,2-phenylacetyl-CoA epoxidase subunit PaaD yields the protein MNTAIASRVDAAWAVLHTVLDPEVPAVSVCDLGIVREVIEHDEGLEIVLTPTYSGCPATEAIEHDVLAAIEKAGLGRARATLRRAPAWSSDWISEEGRAKLKAYGIAPPAHLTPEAAAGTAVPIRLFGRIAGGERIACPRCASERTERLSAFGSTACKALYRCLACREPFEHFKPI